The Periplaneta americana isolate PAMFEO1 chromosome 2, P.americana_PAMFEO1_priV1, whole genome shotgun sequence genome has a window encoding:
- the LOC138694683 gene encoding GTP-binding protein Di-Ras2 isoform X2: MPEQSNDYRVVVFGAGGVGKSSLVLRFVKGTFRESYIPTIEDTYRQVISCNKNICTLQITDTTGSHQFPAMQRLSISKGHAFILVYSVTSRQSLEELRPIWDVIREMKGADLAAIPVMLVGNKCDEVENREVQTTEGESEASRWGCNFMETSAKTNHNVKELFQELLNMEKNRNISLQLDSKKSSRQKLPGSNKIKEKCSVM, translated from the exons ATGCCGGAGCAGTCCAACGACTATCGTGTTGTTGTGTTTGGAGCAGGAGGAGTGGGGAAGAGTTCCTTAGTGCTCCGGTTTGTGAAGGGGACTTTCCGGGAATCATACATTCCCACCATCGAGGACACATATAGACAA gtgATTAGCTGTAACAAGAATATCTGCACGCTACAGATAACAGACACTACAGGGTCACACCAATTCCCTGCCATGCAGAGGTTGTCCATATCGAAAGGTCATGCCTTTATTCTTGTCTACTCCGTCACATCCCGACAGAGCCTGGAAGAACTCAGGCCAATTTGGGATGTTATACGAGAGATGAAAGGGGCTGATCTTGCCGCAATCCCTGTCATGTTGGTTGGAAACAAATGTGATGAGGTGGAAAACAGAGAG GTGCAAACAACCGAGGGCGAGAGTGAGGCCTCACGATGGGGTTGCAACTTCATGGAAACATCAGCCAAGACAAACCACAATGTCAAGGAATTATTCCAGGAACTGCTCAACATGGAGAAGAACAGGAATATTTCACTTCAGCTGGACTCGAAGAAAAGCAGTCGTCAGAAACTGCCTGGCTCGAACAAGATTAAAGAAAAGTGCAGTGTCATGTGA
- the LOC138694683 gene encoding GTP-binding protein Di-Ras2 isoform X1 produces MEQVAVSATSCSVRMPEQSNDYRVVVFGAGGVGKSSLVLRFVKGTFRESYIPTIEDTYRQVISCNKNICTLQITDTTGSHQFPAMQRLSISKGHAFILVYSVTSRQSLEELRPIWDVIREMKGADLAAIPVMLVGNKCDEVENREVQTTEGESEASRWGCNFMETSAKTNHNVKELFQELLNMEKNRNISLQLDSKKSSRQKLPGSNKIKEKCSVM; encoded by the exons TTGCTGTAAGTGCCACTAGCTGCAGTGTGAGAATGCCGGAGCAGTCCAACGACTATCGTGTTGTTGTGTTTGGAGCAGGAGGAGTGGGGAAGAGTTCCTTAGTGCTCCGGTTTGTGAAGGGGACTTTCCGGGAATCATACATTCCCACCATCGAGGACACATATAGACAA gtgATTAGCTGTAACAAGAATATCTGCACGCTACAGATAACAGACACTACAGGGTCACACCAATTCCCTGCCATGCAGAGGTTGTCCATATCGAAAGGTCATGCCTTTATTCTTGTCTACTCCGTCACATCCCGACAGAGCCTGGAAGAACTCAGGCCAATTTGGGATGTTATACGAGAGATGAAAGGGGCTGATCTTGCCGCAATCCCTGTCATGTTGGTTGGAAACAAATGTGATGAGGTGGAAAACAGAGAG GTGCAAACAACCGAGGGCGAGAGTGAGGCCTCACGATGGGGTTGCAACTTCATGGAAACATCAGCCAAGACAAACCACAATGTCAAGGAATTATTCCAGGAACTGCTCAACATGGAGAAGAACAGGAATATTTCACTTCAGCTGGACTCGAAGAAAAGCAGTCGTCAGAAACTGCCTGGCTCGAACAAGATTAAAGAAAAGTGCAGTGTCATGTGA